The Sulfurospirillum diekertiae genomic sequence TCCTCTTTTAAAATGGCAACCGTTGGACAGACCTCAGCACATTTACCGCAAATCTCTTCGCGTCTTTCATGGTACTGGCAGATGGAAGGGTCGTAGCTAATATAGTTTTTATAGTGGTACTCGCCTTTGTTGTCACGAAGCTTTTTAAGCGCACCTTCCAAACTAAGAAGTGCGGGGTCATACACACCGCTTTGTTTCATCGCAAACACGGGCGCATTCCACCAAATGATTTGATCGCACTCTAATTCAAGGAGTTCGCCCTCTTTTTTAAGCGTTACATGTAAATTTCCAATGTGCCCATTCACATCTAAAATCATCGATGGGGAAAGAAGCATGACCGTAAAGTCATCCTCTCTTAACTCTTCTTTCAATGCTTCATGACTAACCTCTTCAGTGACGATTAAAACCTTATCGCCAACTTCTTGTGAATAGTCCATATCTTGTGCAAAATCAAATCCAAGAGCACGCATTGCGTAAAGTTTTGTAACATTATTTATTTTTTGTGCAATGCTATCGTTGGATTGTTTGAGGTAGAAATTGATCTCTGGTGCGTAAATAATCGCTTCTGCCTCAGGGTGATTGGAGACGAGATACTCGCCTTTAGAAGCCGTTTTGACAAGCTCTATCTCTTCACTCAGTGGAAAATCTAAGCCGATGTTATCGTAAAAAATATACTCTTTTTGCATTTTGTTTCCCATATTGGTAAATCATTGTTTACCTAATTGTAAAATGAATTGGTTTAAACGGCTCTTAACAAGAGAAAGTTTATCGTCTTGCATATCGTTATATATATTTATATACAACTAATTATAGGGGCTTTTTTCACTATAGGTTGCGTTAATATTCTTCCGCTATAATAGTTATCATCAAACAATGAAGGTGACTTTATTTTGGTAAACAAAAACTTTCTGGTATTGAGCTTTTTTGCTCTCTTTCTTATCTTATTTTATTTTATGGTTGCTCCACAATATAAGAACTATGAAAAAAATACGATTCTATTGGGCGCCTCGCTTCCCCTAAGTGGTATCAATAGCCACTTGGGCAGAGATATCGTTGTGGGTGCAAATACCTATTTTAGTCATACCAATGCCAGAGGTGGAATTCAAGGTAAAAAGATCGAATTTATCCAATATGACGATAAATATGAGCCAGAAAACACGTTTAGCAACACCATTAAACTCATTACCAAGGACGAGGTTTTTGCTCTTTTTGGCTTCGTAGGAACACCAACGGTTAAGCGAGTCCTTCCCATCATTGTGGAAAGCAACATTCCTTTCATTGCTCCTTATACCGGTGCGCTATTTCTACGCACCAAAGATACCGACAACATTGTCAACTTCAGAAGCTCTTATACCGATGAGCTTGATGCCTTGGTGGAGTACCTCACCAGACAAAAAAATATCACCCGCTTTGCGATCTTCTATCAAAATGATGATTATGGTGAAGAGGGGTACATCGCACTCACAAATGCCCTCTCTAAACGTAACTTATCACTTATTGCTGAAGGCACGTATAAACGCAATACACTCTCCATTCGTCATGCTATCCATGAAATTGAAGCGGCAAAACCTGAGGCTATCATCTTAGTAGGTGCCTATAAACCAACGGCACGTTTTATTGAGAAAGTCAAAGAATATGGTTCTTCAAAAATTATTTTTTGTCCCATTTCCTTTGTCAATGCAGATGCTTTAATGGGAGAGTTACAAGGAAAAGGCGACAATATTCTCTTTTCGCAAACTGTTCCCTCTTACGATGATTTCTACTCTAAAGAAGCCGTAGAGTATTTGAAAAACCTCGCATTTTACTATCCTGATGAGAAACCTTCTTTGGTCTCATACGAAGCGTACCTTGCAGCAAAAACAACAGTCGCTGCACTCAATTCTATTAATGGAACCATTACCCGTAGCAAATTTTTAGATAAACTCAAACATGTTTCACCTCGCACACTGGATAACATTCCTCTTTTTTACCACAATGCGCAACTTTTAAACCAAGTGTATCTCTCAAACTACGTCAATGGCAAGTTTGAGATTATTCAAAAGTATGAGTATTAAGATGACATTTTTTCAATTTATTAACCAAAAATTAGAAACGATCAAGTTTTCCAATAAAACGAAAATTCTCATCTTTATCATCTTAAGTGGCACGATGACGATTGGTTTTTTGATGTTCGTCTCTATTTTTGCACTCAAATACGACTATGAAACGCTGTTTCAAAAACACACCCAACCTCAATTTGATTTGGAAGAGATTAAAGATAATTACAGAGTCAATATCGCTGAAACACTCCATGACATACGTGAAAAGCAGATTAGCAATGATGATGCTATTGAAGTCATTTACCTGAGTCAACAGATCATCCACAAACAATGGAATAGCTACCAATTCGCTACCAATCGCCATATTGGTGGACTTCCTTATTATGCGAGTAAATGGCTCAGCCTCTTTTTAGTCACGCCAGACATTCCAGAAAAAACGATTTTCCAGCAAGGTATTGTGGAAAAGGTGAGTGTCAAAATGCAAAATATCGATAGTAAAATCAATATTGTGCTTGAACTGTTAAAATACTCTAAAAATGAGCAAGTTGGCTTTTTGATCGACGATATTCTTTTAGAGACCAACTCTTTGAATATCTATCTCTCCAGCCTGATTACTACCCATCTAAAACAGTCCATCACCGAAAAACAGGTCAATGACAGCCTCTTTCAAACCAGCACAGTGATGCTGATTCTTCTCATCGGTATGATCTTCTTTTTTATCACCATGGTACTTCTCATCATCATCAACCATTTTAAAAACCTACACAACTACCTTGAAGAGAACGTCTTGATTAAAACCAAAGAGCTCCGTGATCTCAACGATTCGCTCGAACTTCGCATCAGACGTGAAGTCGAAAATAGCCGTAAAAAAGACAACATTATGTTCCAACAGGCCAGACTGGCAAGTCTGGGGGAGATGCTGCAAAACATTGCCCATCAATGGAGACAACCGCTGGGTTCTTTGATGATGATTATCCAAAGTTTTGAAAGCAAATTTTTTGCCAAAAAACTCGATGAAACCTTCATCGCTTCACGCGTTAAAGACGCTCAACTGCTCTCTTCTACGATGTCAGATACCCTAGAAGATTTTCGCACTTTCTTTAACCCAAACAAAAGTAAAAAAGAGTTTAGTATCAATGCTGTCATTCAAAAAGCGATTGACCTCTCCAAATATCAACTGGAGCGTGAGGAGATTACCCTTGAATTGTTCATCAAAGATGATTTAGAAGTCTTTGGTTTTAAAAATGAACTGATTCATGTTTTGCTCAACCTTATTGGCAATTCTAAAGATATTTTAGCAACCAAAACAGACCAATCTGCCAAGATCATACATATCATTGCCAAGCAAAATTCTGAGCGTATTTATATCAATGTTATTGATAATGGTGGTGGAATAAAAAGTGATATAATACCCAAAGTTTTTGACCCCTATTTTACGACTAAACACAAGAGTGTAGGCACTGGCATTGGGCTTTATATGTCCAAACAGATGGTCGAAAAACATATGCATGGTAAAATAACCTGTAAAAATATTCGCCATAAATTAGGAACAAAACTTTTTTGGGCGTGTACGATGTTTACGATAGAAATACCAAAAAATTACATCAATACAAATGAGGGTGATGACGATGAACAAGCGCAATTTTGAATTACTTGGTAGCTTCACGATTCTTTACATTGAAGACGAGGCTGATCTTCTCAAACACACAACAGCCGTTCTTGAAGATTTTGTGAAAAAAATATACCCTGTTCAAACCATTGACGAAGCTTTAAAAATTATACAAAGTGAAAAAATAGATGTCATCGTCGCCGACATTCACCTCAAATACAGCAATGGTCTTGATTTTTTGCGCACACTCAAATATGACCTTGAAATTGAACTTCCCTGCATTGTAACAACCGCATTCACCGACACAGAATATCTGCTTGATGCGATTAAACTCCATGTCGATAATTACATCATCAAACCCGTCAATATCAAAGAACTTTTAAATTCCTTGCACGATGTACTTTTACCCAAAATTCAAGCCAAAGAGATTGAGCGTTCTTACAATATCATTAAAACCATCTCTGCTGTCACCGATAGCAAGCAAGTGGAAATCATTCGATTTATCATTAAAAACTTGGACTATGAGAACATTCTTAACTACTCCTATAGCGAGATCATGGAGCAAGTTGATGTGAGTAAACCTACGGTTATTAAACTCTTTAAACAACTGAGTGACCAAGGGATTCTAACGAAGATTCAAAACAAAAAATATCTTTTTGATGAAACTAAATTACCGCTTCCGGAGAACGCATGAATGCTTTAAGAACCCTTCCTAAGGTTGACAAGTGCCTTACACACTCCTTATTTGAAGGCTGTAATGCAACCTTGATGATGAAAATTGCACGAACAAAAATCGAAGAAATACGTCAACAACTGATTCACAAAGAGATCGAAAGTTTTAATGAAGAAGCCTTAATGCAGGAGATCAAGAAAGCGTACGATGCCCTTTTTGAGCCTTCACTCAAACCTCTCATCAATGCCACGGGTGTCATTTTACACACCAACATGGGCAGAAGCCTCATCTCTAAAACCTTGCTGGATCGTGCAAGCGACGTTATTTGCAACTACTCCAATTTAGAATATAACGTGGAATTGGGAAGTCGCGGAGAGCGTTATGAACATGTGAGCCGTCATCTGAAAGAGCTTTTAAATGTTGAAGATGTACTGGTTGTCAATAACAACGCTTCCGCCGTCTTTCTCATCTTAAATACCTTTGCTAAAAATAGAGAAGTGGTCGTCTCTCGGGGCGAATTGGTCGAAATCGGTGGCAGTTTTCGCATTCCTGAAGTCATGAAACAAAGTGGCGCCATTTTAAATGAAGTGGGTGCCACCAATAAAACCAAAGTCACTGACTACGCCAACGCCATTAACGAAAATACAGCCATGCTGATGAAAGTGCATCAATCCAACTTTTCTATCGAAGGCTTTAGTGAAGCGGTGGAGTACGAATCACTCAAACAACTGGCATCCAATCATAACCTTTTGGACTATTATGACCTTGGAAGTGGCTATGTTCCCAAATTACCGTATAACTTGGGTCACCGCGAGCATTCCCTTAGCGAAATTCTTACATGTAATCCTTCACTGATTAGCTTTAGCGGTGACAAGCTTTTTGGAAGTGTTCAAGCGGGCATTATTGCTGGGCGCGCTGATTTGATCGCAAAATTAAAAAAGAACCAACTGCTGCGTATGCTTCGCGTCGATAAAATCACGCTGAGCTTGC encodes the following:
- a CDS encoding ABC transporter substrate-binding protein, translated to MGASLPLSGINSHLGRDIVVGANTYFSHTNARGGIQGKKIEFIQYDDKYEPENTFSNTIKLITKDEVFALFGFVGTPTVKRVLPIIVESNIPFIAPYTGALFLRTKDTDNIVNFRSSYTDELDALVEYLTRQKNITRFAIFYQNDDYGEEGYIALTNALSKRNLSLIAEGTYKRNTLSIRHAIHEIEAAKPEAIILVGAYKPTARFIEKVKEYGSSKIIFCPISFVNADALMGELQGKGDNILFSQTVPSYDDFYSKEAVEYLKNLAFYYPDEKPSLVSYEAYLAAKTTVAALNSINGTITRSKFLDKLKHVSPRTLDNIPLFYHNAQLLNQVYLSNYVNGKFEIIQKYEY
- a CDS encoding sensor histidine kinase — its product is MTFFQFINQKLETIKFSNKTKILIFIILSGTMTIGFLMFVSIFALKYDYETLFQKHTQPQFDLEEIKDNYRVNIAETLHDIREKQISNDDAIEVIYLSQQIIHKQWNSYQFATNRHIGGLPYYASKWLSLFLVTPDIPEKTIFQQGIVEKVSVKMQNIDSKINIVLELLKYSKNEQVGFLIDDILLETNSLNIYLSSLITTHLKQSITEKQVNDSLFQTSTVMLILLIGMIFFFITMVLLIIINHFKNLHNYLEENVLIKTKELRDLNDSLELRIRREVENSRKKDNIMFQQARLASLGEMLQNIAHQWRQPLGSLMMIIQSFESKFFAKKLDETFIASRVKDAQLLSSTMSDTLEDFRTFFNPNKSKKEFSINAVIQKAIDLSKYQLEREEITLELFIKDDLEVFGFKNELIHVLLNLIGNSKDILATKTDQSAKIIHIIAKQNSERIYINVIDNGGGIKSDIIPKVFDPYFTTKHKSVGTGIGLYMSKQMVEKHMHGKITCKNIRHKLGTKLFWACTMFTIEIPKNYINTNEGDDDEQAQF
- a CDS encoding response regulator yields the protein MNKRNFELLGSFTILYIEDEADLLKHTTAVLEDFVKKIYPVQTIDEALKIIQSEKIDVIVADIHLKYSNGLDFLRTLKYDLEIELPCIVTTAFTDTEYLLDAIKLHVDNYIIKPVNIKELLNSLHDVLLPKIQAKEIERSYNIIKTISAVTDSKQVEIIRFIIKNLDYENILNYSYSEIMEQVDVSKPTVIKLFKQLSDQGILTKIQNKKYLFDETKLPLPENA
- the selA gene encoding L-seryl-tRNA(Sec) selenium transferase, which produces MNALRTLPKVDKCLTHSLFEGCNATLMMKIARTKIEEIRQQLIHKEIESFNEEALMQEIKKAYDALFEPSLKPLINATGVILHTNMGRSLISKTLLDRASDVICNYSNLEYNVELGSRGERYEHVSRHLKELLNVEDVLVVNNNASAVFLILNTFAKNREVVVSRGELVEIGGSFRIPEVMKQSGAILNEVGATNKTKVTDYANAINENTAMLMKVHQSNFSIEGFSEAVEYESLKQLASNHNLLDYYDLGSGYVPKLPYNLGHREHSLSEILTCNPSLISFSGDKLFGSVQAGIIAGRADLIAKLKKNQLLRMLRVDKITLSLLEESIKAYLREEYEQIPTLWLLFRTTEDLEQRALHVKEIIGENACEVVDSETYMGGGTLPNRRFPTIALHVKGKATALERQFREKHVIGRIENDQFLLDFRTILPSIEEKLIEIIKSIVGKQ